The following coding sequences lie in one Xyrauchen texanus isolate HMW12.3.18 chromosome 25, RBS_HiC_50CHRs, whole genome shotgun sequence genomic window:
- the LOC127619203 gene encoding L-rhamnose-binding lectin CSL1-like isoform X2 has product MSTEHGIINVITANYGRTDRTTCSAGKNSVELSNVQCTQDKSINVVSSQCEGKDNCSLPVNITVFGEPCPGTFKYLKVSYICFPKIKEHVTCEGNTASFNCDQGIIKVLASKFGNTNSTNCSAGIDPPDFSNVNCTQNTSISLVANRCDGNQNCSILVENSTFGDVCPGFYKYLKVSYVCLYPKELVPCSEKTTSLTCDDFYPGTLKVLAANYGCTASSTWSDFEDYGMKYYIEKCDSKLKCFFGEGNSKYCSNRNECLTVSYTCVPATKSVTFQNRNSTIGCEEDRTIYIHNANYGLRDATSSFCYSPQSKTLKLLCNGKKTCNLYASSLLFLDWCPNIYKTLEVLYSCVKGYDHHHGHNYDD; this is encoded by the exons ATGTCAACAGAACATGGAATCATTAACGTGATTACAGCTAACTATGGGCGTACAGACAGAACAACCTGCTCTGCTGGGAAAAATTCTGTAGAGCTCTCAAATGTTCAATGCACCCAGGATAAATCCATCAATGTGGTGTCCAGCCA ATGTGAAGGAAAAGATAACTGTTCCCTACCAGTGAACATCACAGTTTTTGGTGAACCCTGTCCAGGAACTTTCAAATACCTGAAAGTGTCTTACATTTGTTTTCCAAAAA TAAAGGAACATGTCACCTGTGAAGGAAATACTGCCAGTTTCAACTGTG ACCAGGGAATCATTAAAGTGCTTGCATCCAAGTTTGGGAATACAAACTCCACAAACTGCTCCGCTGGAATAGATCCTCCAGACTTCTCAAATGTTAATTGCACCCAGAACACATCCATCAGTCTGGTGGCCAATCG aTGTGATGGAAATCAGAACTGTTCCATTCTTGTGGAGAACAGCACTTTCGGTGATGTCTGTCCAGGATTTTACAAATACCTTAAAGTGTCTTACGTTTGTTTATATCCAA AGGAACTCGTCCCCTGTTCAGAAAAGACCACCTCCCTCACCTGTGATGATTTTT ACCCTGGAACTCTTAAAGTGCTTGCAGCCAATTATGGGTGTACAGCGAGCTCAACCTGGTCTGATTTTGAAGACTATGGAATGAAGTATTACATTGAAAA ATGTGATAGCAAGCTGAAGTGTTTCTTTGGTGAGGGGAACTCCAAATACTGTTCAAATAGGAATGAATGTCTGACTGTGTCGTACACCTGTGTCCCAGCAA CAAAAAGTGTAACATTTCAAAATCGAAATAGTACCATTGGCTGTG AGGAGGATCGTACAATTTACATTCACAATGCAAATTATGGACTGAGAGATGCCACATCCTCCTTCTGCTACTCTCCTCAGTCCAAAACCCTGAAACTTTT gtgtaATGGAAAGAAAACATGTAACCTATATGCTTCAAGTTTACTTTTCCTTGATTGGTGCCCTAACATATACAAAACATTGGaggtgttatacagttgtgtaaAAGGAT
- the LOC127619203 gene encoding L-rhamnose-binding lectin CSL2-like isoform X3: MLQRELSLIPLLVLLCQHGVKAVENITCDGEIATLSCEHGIINVITANYGRTDRTTCSAGKNSVELSNVQCTQDKSINVVSSQCEGKDNCSLPVNITVFGEPCPGTFKYLKVSYICFPKIKEHVTCEGNTASFNCDQGIIKVLASKFGNTNSTNCSAGIDPPDFSNVNCTQNTSISLVANRCDGNQNCSILVENSTFGDVCPGFYKYLKVSYVCLYPKELVPCSEKTTSLTCDDFYPGTLKVLAANYGCTASSTWSDFEDYGMKYYIEKCDSKLKCFFGEGNSKYCSNRNECLTVSYTCVPASVMERKHVTYMLQVYFSLIGALTYTKHWRCYTVV, encoded by the exons ATGCTACAACGGGAGCTGAGTTTGATTCCCT TGCTGGTGCTACTATGCCAACATG gTGTCAAAGCAGTGGAAAACATCACCTGTGACGGTGAAATAGCCACCCTCAGCTGTG AACATGGAATCATTAACGTGATTACAGCTAACTATGGGCGTACAGACAGAACAACCTGCTCTGCTGGGAAAAATTCTGTAGAGCTCTCAAATGTTCAATGCACCCAGGATAAATCCATCAATGTGGTGTCCAGCCA ATGTGAAGGAAAAGATAACTGTTCCCTACCAGTGAACATCACAGTTTTTGGTGAACCCTGTCCAGGAACTTTCAAATACCTGAAAGTGTCTTACATTTGTTTTCCAAAAA TAAAGGAACATGTCACCTGTGAAGGAAATACTGCCAGTTTCAACTGTG ACCAGGGAATCATTAAAGTGCTTGCATCCAAGTTTGGGAATACAAACTCCACAAACTGCTCCGCTGGAATAGATCCTCCAGACTTCTCAAATGTTAATTGCACCCAGAACACATCCATCAGTCTGGTGGCCAATCG aTGTGATGGAAATCAGAACTGTTCCATTCTTGTGGAGAACAGCACTTTCGGTGATGTCTGTCCAGGATTTTACAAATACCTTAAAGTGTCTTACGTTTGTTTATATCCAA AGGAACTCGTCCCCTGTTCAGAAAAGACCACCTCCCTCACCTGTGATGATTTTT ACCCTGGAACTCTTAAAGTGCTTGCAGCCAATTATGGGTGTACAGCGAGCTCAACCTGGTCTGATTTTGAAGACTATGGAATGAAGTATTACATTGAAAA ATGTGATAGCAAGCTGAAGTGTTTCTTTGGTGAGGGGAACTCCAAATACTGTTCAAATAGGAATGAATGTCTGACTGTGTCGTACACCTGTGTCCCAGCAA gtgtaATGGAAAGAAAACATGTAACCTATATGCTTCAAGTTTACTTTTCCTTGATTGGTGCCCTAACATATACAAAACATTGGaggtgttatacagttgtgtaa
- the LOC127619203 gene encoding rhamnose-binding lectin-like isoform X1, with protein MLQRELSLIPLLVLLCQHGVKAVENITCDGEIATLSCEHGIINVITANYGRTDRTTCSAGKNSVELSNVQCTQDKSINVVSSQCEGKDNCSLPVNITVFGEPCPGTFKYLKVSYICFPKIKEHVTCEGNTASFNCDQGIIKVLASKFGNTNSTNCSAGIDPPDFSNVNCTQNTSISLVANRCDGNQNCSILVENSTFGDVCPGFYKYLKVSYVCLYPKELVPCSEKTTSLTCDDFYPGTLKVLAANYGCTASSTWSDFEDYGMKYYIEKCDSKLKCFFGEGNSKYCSNRNECLTVSYTCVPATKSVTFQNRNSTIGCEEDRTIYIHNANYGLRDATSSFCYSPQSKTLKLLCNGKKTCNLYASSLLFLDWCPNIYKTLEVLYSCVKGYDHHHGHNYDD; from the exons ATGCTACAACGGGAGCTGAGTTTGATTCCCT TGCTGGTGCTACTATGCCAACATG gTGTCAAAGCAGTGGAAAACATCACCTGTGACGGTGAAATAGCCACCCTCAGCTGTG AACATGGAATCATTAACGTGATTACAGCTAACTATGGGCGTACAGACAGAACAACCTGCTCTGCTGGGAAAAATTCTGTAGAGCTCTCAAATGTTCAATGCACCCAGGATAAATCCATCAATGTGGTGTCCAGCCA ATGTGAAGGAAAAGATAACTGTTCCCTACCAGTGAACATCACAGTTTTTGGTGAACCCTGTCCAGGAACTTTCAAATACCTGAAAGTGTCTTACATTTGTTTTCCAAAAA TAAAGGAACATGTCACCTGTGAAGGAAATACTGCCAGTTTCAACTGTG ACCAGGGAATCATTAAAGTGCTTGCATCCAAGTTTGGGAATACAAACTCCACAAACTGCTCCGCTGGAATAGATCCTCCAGACTTCTCAAATGTTAATTGCACCCAGAACACATCCATCAGTCTGGTGGCCAATCG aTGTGATGGAAATCAGAACTGTTCCATTCTTGTGGAGAACAGCACTTTCGGTGATGTCTGTCCAGGATTTTACAAATACCTTAAAGTGTCTTACGTTTGTTTATATCCAA AGGAACTCGTCCCCTGTTCAGAAAAGACCACCTCCCTCACCTGTGATGATTTTT ACCCTGGAACTCTTAAAGTGCTTGCAGCCAATTATGGGTGTACAGCGAGCTCAACCTGGTCTGATTTTGAAGACTATGGAATGAAGTATTACATTGAAAA ATGTGATAGCAAGCTGAAGTGTTTCTTTGGTGAGGGGAACTCCAAATACTGTTCAAATAGGAATGAATGTCTGACTGTGTCGTACACCTGTGTCCCAGCAA CAAAAAGTGTAACATTTCAAAATCGAAATAGTACCATTGGCTGTG AGGAGGATCGTACAATTTACATTCACAATGCAAATTATGGACTGAGAGATGCCACATCCTCCTTCTGCTACTCTCCTCAGTCCAAAACCCTGAAACTTTT gtgtaATGGAAAGAAAACATGTAACCTATATGCTTCAAGTTTACTTTTCCTTGATTGGTGCCCTAACATATACAAAACATTGGaggtgttatacagttgtgtaaAAGGAT